From a region of the Thermus caldilimi genome:
- the tmk gene encoding dTMP kinase — MRGVFLTLEGLDGSGKTTQARLLAQFLEEKGIKARLTREPGGGLPGVRDLLLRGEALSPEAEYLLFSADRAEHVRKVILPALGEGFWVISDRYLDSSLAYQGYGQGLPLPWLLEVAKEATLGLKPHLTFLLDLPPEEALKRVSAPDRLERMGLPFFQRVRQGYLKLAAAEPERFRVLKAHKPVTEVQAAIRAALAALLP, encoded by the coding sequence ATGAGGGGGGTGTTCCTGACCCTCGAGGGCTTGGACGGCTCGGGCAAAACCACCCAGGCCCGGCTCCTGGCTCAGTTCCTGGAGGAAAAGGGGATAAAAGCCCGCCTGACCCGGGAGCCCGGCGGGGGGTTACCCGGGGTGCGGGACCTCCTTTTGAGGGGCGAAGCCCTCTCCCCGGAAGCCGAGTACCTCCTCTTCAGCGCCGACCGGGCGGAGCATGTGCGCAAGGTGATCCTTCCCGCCCTGGGGGAAGGCTTTTGGGTCATCTCCGACCGCTACCTGGACTCCAGCCTGGCCTACCAGGGTTATGGCCAAGGCCTTCCTCTCCCCTGGCTTCTGGAGGTGGCCAAGGAAGCCACCCTGGGCTTGAAACCCCACCTCACCTTCCTCCTGGACCTGCCCCCGGAGGAAGCCCTTAAGCGGGTCTCGGCCCCGGACCGCCTGGAAAGGATGGGGCTACCCTTCTTCCAGCGGGTACGCCAAGGCTACCTCAAGTTGGCGGCGGCGGAGCCCGAGCGCTTCCGGGTGCTGAAGGCCCACAAACCCGTGACCGAGGTGCAGGCGGCCATCCGGGCGGCGCTAGCCGCCCTTCTGCCATAA
- a CDS encoding DUF192 domain-containing protein: MRFFPSAQRLVLRMALGLALGLWALGQGLSFPKSTLFVEQGGKRHFLRVEVADTPERQAQGLMFRKALGEDEGMVFLFPAPTAGGFWMKNTLIPLSIAFFDRQGQILRILDMEPCHKDPCPVYYPGVVYQGALEVNQGWFPKRGLTPGARVGGEALKLWPK, translated from the coding sequence ATGCGCTTTTTCCCTTCGGCTCAGCGGCTTGTCCTCAGGATGGCCCTAGGGCTTGCCCTGGGGCTTTGGGCCTTAGGCCAGGGCCTTTCCTTTCCCAAAAGCACCCTCTTCGTGGAGCAAGGAGGCAAGCGCCACTTCCTAAGGGTGGAGGTGGCGGACACCCCCGAGCGCCAGGCCCAAGGCCTTATGTTCCGCAAGGCCCTGGGGGAGGATGAGGGCATGGTCTTCCTCTTTCCCGCCCCCACCGCCGGGGGCTTCTGGATGAAGAACACCCTCATCCCCCTTTCCATCGCCTTCTTTGACCGCCAGGGGCAGATCCTCCGCATTCTGGACATGGAGCCCTGCCACAAAGACCCCTGCCCCGTCTACTACCCTGGGGTGGTGTACCAAGGGGCCCTCGAGGTGAACCAAGGCTGGTTCCCCAAGCGGGGCCTCACCCCCGGGGCCAGGGTGGGAGGTGAGGCCCTGAAGCTCTGGCCTAAGTAA
- a CDS encoding DUF192 domain-containing protein, translated as MERNPFFPLVAFALLIALSVFSFMGYLLAARRLQTPPPPQKVVVETAHGQRVLQARLARTPEAWSRGLGVRKEELEALLYLFPEATDAPFSTQGYRFPVVLAFLDAEGRVLKVTELQPGETYAPGLAYRGVLEVRKGLLNLSPGDRAQY; from the coding sequence GTGGAACGGAACCCCTTCTTCCCCCTGGTGGCCTTTGCCCTGCTGATCGCCCTTTCCGTCTTCTCCTTCATGGGTTACCTGCTCGCCGCCAGGAGGCTGCAAACCCCCCCTCCACCCCAAAAGGTGGTGGTGGAAACAGCCCATGGCCAAAGGGTGCTCCAGGCCCGTTTAGCCCGCACCCCGGAGGCCTGGAGCCGGGGCCTTGGGGTGCGGAAGGAGGAGCTCGAGGCCCTCCTTTACCTATTCCCCGAGGCCACCGACGCCCCCTTCAGCACCCAGGGCTACCGCTTCCCCGTGGTGCTGGCTTTTCTGGACGCCGAAGGCAGGGTGCTCAAGGTAACCGAGCTCCAACCCGGGGAAACCTACGCCCCTGGCCTCGCCTACCGGGGGGTGCTGGAGGTACGAAAGGGGCTTTTAAACCTCTCCCCGGGGGACCGGGCGCAGTACTAA
- a CDS encoding FmdB family zinc ribbon protein: MPVYVYKGLETGNYYEFEQGFHDEPLKAHPETGEPLKRVITPPAVIFKGSGWHAKDYAKKDSGSKPEGGESRDKE, translated from the coding sequence ATGCCGGTCTACGTCTACAAGGGTCTGGAGACGGGCAACTACTACGAGTTTGAACAGGGCTTCCACGACGAGCCTCTCAAGGCGCACCCGGAAACCGGTGAGCCCTTGAAGCGGGTCATCACCCCTCCCGCCGTCATCTTCAAGGGCTCGGGCTGGCATGCGAAGGACTACGCCAAGAAGGACTCCGGCTCCAAGCCGGAAGGTGGGGAGTCCAGGGACAAGGAGTGA
- a CDS encoding 5-formyltetrahydrofolate cyclo-ligase, which translates to MDKPALRRHCLRLWRTLDRKRLSEQVVEVLVSWLKARGFRALLLYHPLPHELDLLSLSRLYPARYYLPKVADMELTVHPLGPLAPGPFGLLEPTTPAVDPQALDLVVVPGLAFDQEGYRLGHGKGYYDRFLATVQAEKLGVIPKALLFPRLPRDPWDVPVSFLATEEGVHPVK; encoded by the coding sequence GTGGATAAGCCCGCCTTGCGCCGGCACTGCCTTCGCCTCTGGCGAACCCTGGACCGAAAGCGCCTTTCCGAGCAGGTGGTAGAAGTCCTGGTGTCCTGGCTTAAGGCCAGGGGTTTCCGGGCCCTCCTCCTTTACCATCCCCTGCCCCACGAGCTGGACCTCCTTTCCCTCTCCCGGCTTTACCCTGCCCGCTACTACCTGCCTAAGGTAGCGGACATGGAACTTACGGTTCACCCCTTAGGCCCCCTGGCCCCCGGACCCTTCGGCCTCCTGGAACCCACCACCCCGGCGGTGGACCCCCAGGCTCTGGATCTGGTGGTGGTCCCCGGGTTGGCCTTTGACCAGGAGGGCTACCGCCTGGGGCACGGCAAGGGGTATTATGACCGTTTCCTGGCCACGGTCCAGGCCGAGAAGCTTGGAGTCATCCCCAAGGCCCTTCTGTTTCCCCGGCTTCCCCGGGACCCCTGGGACGTGCCGGTAAGTTTCCTGGCCACCGAGGAAGGGGTGCATCCGGTCAAATGA
- a CDS encoding HAD family hydrolase — protein MRGALLDRDGVLLFMDEEALYKKALELSIHGAGLEKTLAVLARAVREINETVRTLQVRTHEEEATFWNTLAQKVAQELGLSGPGKTSLSKELRSWRYYHFMRKAPGAEAFLRSLKEQGLKVGVLSNTLPSLQESLAYHGLDAYVDGFFASCALGVAKPDPRAFQMALEAMDLAPEETLYLDDDPENVEAASSLGLKASVYLATIPDSSRYTQ, from the coding sequence ATGCGGGGAGCCCTTTTGGACCGGGACGGGGTTCTGCTCTTCATGGACGAGGAAGCCCTTTACAAGAAGGCCCTGGAGCTTTCCATCCATGGAGCTGGCCTGGAAAAGACCCTGGCCGTCCTGGCCCGGGCGGTGCGGGAAATCAACGAGACGGTCCGCACCCTTCAGGTGCGCACCCACGAGGAGGAAGCCACCTTTTGGAACACCCTGGCCCAAAAGGTGGCCCAGGAGCTTGGGCTTTCTGGCCCCGGGAAAACCTCCTTATCCAAGGAGCTCCGCTCCTGGCGCTACTACCACTTCATGCGCAAAGCCCCTGGGGCGGAAGCCTTCCTTCGGAGCCTCAAAGAACAGGGCCTTAAGGTGGGCGTGCTCTCCAACACCTTGCCAAGCCTACAGGAAAGCCTGGCCTACCACGGCCTGGATGCCTACGTGGATGGCTTCTTCGCTTCCTGCGCCCTGGGAGTGGCCAAGCCTGACCCCAGGGCCTTCCAAATGGCCCTCGAGGCCATGGACTTGGCCCCGGAGGAAACCCTCTACCTGGACGACGACCCGGAGAACGTAGAGGCAGCCTCGAGCCTGGGGCTCAAAGCCTCGGTATATCTCGCTACAATTCCGGACTCTTCAAGATATACACAATAA
- a CDS encoding adenine phosphoribosyltransferase, with the protein METYPITIGGVTRHVPLIEPLPGRRIPLVEFLGDPELVRAAAQALKPLVPAGTEVLFTTETSPIPLTHVLAEEMGLPYVVARRRRRPYMEDPIIQEVQTLTLGVGEVLWLDRRFAEKLLNQKVTLISDVVSSGETMKAMERMVLRAGGRVVGRIAAFRQGTPALDVLTVAELPVL; encoded by the coding sequence ATGGAAACCTATCCCATCACCATCGGCGGCGTTACCCGCCACGTGCCCCTCATCGAGCCCTTGCCCGGGCGGCGCATCCCCCTGGTGGAGTTTTTGGGGGATCCCGAGCTGGTGCGGGCGGCGGCCCAGGCCCTAAAGCCCTTGGTGCCCGCGGGCACCGAGGTACTCTTCACCACGGAAACGAGCCCGATCCCCCTTACCCATGTCCTTGCAGAGGAGATGGGCCTACCCTACGTGGTGGCGAGAAGGCGACGCCGCCCCTACATGGAGGATCCCATCATCCAGGAGGTGCAGACCCTAACCCTGGGGGTGGGGGAGGTGCTCTGGCTGGACCGGCGGTTCGCCGAAAAGCTTCTTAACCAGAAGGTGACCCTGATATCCGATGTGGTTTCCAGCGGGGAAACCATGAAGGCTATGGAGCGGATGGTGCTCCGGGCAGGGGGACGGGTGGTGGGACGGATCGCCGCCTTCCGCCAGGGTACACCCGCGTTAGATGTGCTGACAGTGGCTGAGCTTCCCGTGCTGTGA
- a CDS encoding phosphoribosyltransferase family protein, whose amino-acid sequence MRTYPVEIAGVRRELPIVQVGPDVAVALLNLLGDTELTEAAAEELAKRLPPEVETLVTPEVKAVPLAHALSRITKKPYVVARKTEKPYMINPVSRQVLSITTGKPQLLVLDGADIPLIRGHKVAIVDDVVSTGSTLSGLRELIESVGGQVVAVLAVFTEGTPRQDVIALGHLPLFKPE is encoded by the coding sequence GTGAGGACTTACCCTGTGGAGATCGCTGGGGTTCGGCGCGAGCTTCCCATCGTCCAGGTGGGGCCGGATGTGGCCGTGGCCCTTTTAAACCTTCTGGGGGACACCGAGCTCACCGAGGCCGCCGCCGAGGAGCTGGCCAAGCGCTTACCCCCCGAGGTGGAAACCTTGGTCACCCCTGAGGTCAAGGCGGTGCCCTTGGCCCATGCCCTTTCCCGGATTACGAAGAAGCCCTATGTGGTGGCTCGGAAGACGGAGAAGCCCTACATGATCAACCCCGTGAGCCGTCAGGTGCTCTCCATCACCACGGGCAAGCCCCAGCTTCTGGTGTTGGATGGGGCGGACATTCCCCTTATCCGGGGGCACAAGGTGGCCATTGTGGACGATGTGGTGTCCACGGGTTCTACCCTTTCTGGCCTCCGGGAGCTTATTGAGAGCGTGGGGGGGCAGGTGGTGGCGGTGCTGGCGGTCTTCACCGAGGGCACCCCTCGCCAGGATGTCATCGCCCTAGGCCACCTGCCCCTCTTTAAGCCGGAATAG
- a CDS encoding bifunctional nuclease family protein — MLNAKIETLGVDPQNGSVVVLLRTENDKLLPIVIGPLEAHHIVVALQGEKPPRPLTPDLLLSVMEMLQGKLLRVEIIDLRDGTFYARLILEHRGIELEVDARPSDAMALALRAGAPILVAEEVVEKAGVEEASLKPHGAAEA; from the coding sequence ATGCTGAACGCCAAGATCGAGACCCTGGGCGTGGACCCCCAGAACGGGAGCGTGGTGGTCCTGCTCAGGACGGAGAACGACAAGCTTCTCCCCATCGTCATCGGTCCCCTCGAGGCCCACCACATCGTGGTGGCCTTGCAAGGTGAAAAACCACCGCGCCCCCTAACCCCCGATCTCCTCCTCTCCGTGATGGAAATGCTTCAGGGAAAACTCCTGCGTGTGGAAATCATCGACCTGCGGGACGGCACCTTCTATGCCCGACTCATCCTGGAACACCGGGGCATCGAACTGGAGGTGGACGCAAGGCCCTCCGATGCCATGGCCTTGGCCCTTAGGGCCGGGGCCCCCATCCTGGTGGCCGAGGAGGTGGTGGAAAAAGCGGGGGTGGAGGAAGCCAGCCTAAAGCCCCACGGAGCCGCTGAGGCCTAG
- a CDS encoding metallophosphoesterase, translated as MRRLLFLLLSLGLAFGQRVAVIGDWGQDTPGRAQVASLLRTEHVRKPLAALFTAGDNFYPRGLVVERFLRELPPTPLYPAFGNHDAPNLEGQLKRFQLEKPYYQVRLGAMEFFILYTEGDLKAQRGWLAQALSHTQAPWRVVILHRPLYSSGLHGGSPSLRNLLEPLLRQYRIPLVLAGHDHHYERLQVGFTTHLVVGGGGAGLYPTKPPSPYTQTLAVAHHALFLEAEGETLVGYALAPSGQVLDRFVLKKDFP; from the coding sequence GTGCGTAGGCTCCTTTTCCTCCTTCTTTCCCTCGGACTGGCCTTTGGCCAGCGGGTGGCGGTGATAGGGGATTGGGGCCAGGACACACCGGGCCGGGCCCAGGTGGCCAGCCTGCTACGGACCGAGCACGTCCGCAAGCCCTTGGCCGCCCTCTTCACCGCGGGGGACAACTTCTACCCCCGGGGGCTGGTGGTGGAGCGTTTCCTAAGGGAACTCCCTCCCACGCCCCTTTACCCCGCCTTCGGCAACCACGATGCCCCGAACCTCGAGGGCCAGCTCAAGCGTTTCCAGCTGGAAAAACCCTATTACCAAGTGCGCCTAGGGGCAATGGAGTTCTTCATCCTCTACACGGAGGGAGACCTAAAGGCCCAGCGGGGCTGGCTGGCCCAGGCCCTGAGCCACACCCAGGCCCCCTGGCGGGTGGTGATCCTCCACCGTCCCCTTTATTCCTCGGGGTTGCACGGGGGAAGCCCGAGCCTCAGGAACCTTCTGGAACCCCTCTTGCGGCAATACCGGATACCCTTGGTCCTGGCCGGGCACGACCACCATTACGAGCGCCTTCAGGTGGGCTTCACCACCCACCTGGTGGTGGGCGGGGGCGGGGCAGGCCTCTACCCCACCAAGCCTCCTTCCCCTTACACTCAGACCCTGGCGGTGGCCCACCACGCCCTTTTCCTGGAGGCGGAAGGGGAAACCCTGGTGGGCTACGCCCTGGCCCCTAGCGGCCAGGTGCTGGACCGCTTCGTCCTCAAGAAGGACTTCCCATGA
- a CDS encoding histidine triad nucleotide-binding protein: protein MECVFCRIIVGELPSRKVYEDEGFVAFHDIRPKAPVHVLVVPKEHVEKLSDYPDTEEGERKLGALFRTANRVARVLGLEGYKVQVHVGEKGGQEVFHVHVHIMGSPS, encoded by the coding sequence ATGGAGTGCGTGTTCTGCCGCATCATCGTTGGGGAGCTTCCTTCCCGGAAAGTCTACGAAGACGAGGGTTTTGTGGCCTTCCACGACATAAGGCCCAAGGCCCCGGTGCACGTGCTGGTGGTCCCCAAGGAGCACGTGGAGAAGCTCTCCGACTACCCGGACACCGAGGAGGGGGAGCGGAAGCTCGGAGCTCTCTTCCGCACCGCAAACCGGGTGGCCCGGGTCCTTGGCCTCGAGGGGTATAAGGTCCAGGTGCACGTGGGGGAGAAGGGGGGGCAGGAGGTCTTCCACGTGCATGTGCACATCATGGGAAGTCCTTCTTGA
- a CDS encoding MiaB/RimO family radical SAM methylthiotransferase, whose amino-acid sequence MRAAFRTLGCKVNQVETEALLGFLKALEPEVVPLEAGADLVVINTCAVTTTAEADARKEIRRARRANPGAFIVVTGCYAELSPEEVQELGADAVVPNSRKAELPKVILEHFGLPADPITTPPNEFWGAGERGLLNSRVRAFLKVQDGCQVGCAYCIIPRLRGKERHRDYRDALAEAEALLRMGIKEIVLTGVRLGSYRGHPRGLAGLVEDLYHLGAKVRLSSIEPEDTGEDLLRVIARYAPEVRPHLHLSLQTGSDRLLRLMGRRYDKAYYRNLVQRAYELIPGFALTTDVIAGLPTETEEEHQETLAFLEELRPTRVHAFTYTPRPKTRAASMPQVPPEVRKRRTKEVIALAQRLAEERIRPKLGSQVEVLVERIQGGLALGHTPDYYEARLSGSARPGDTVLARVEGAEGYTLLGRVERVQQEAPLPLELPIR is encoded by the coding sequence ATGCGTGCGGCTTTCCGCACCCTCGGGTGCAAGGTGAACCAGGTGGAAACCGAGGCCCTGCTGGGTTTCCTCAAGGCCCTGGAGCCGGAGGTGGTTCCCCTCGAGGCGGGAGCCGACCTGGTGGTCATCAACACCTGCGCCGTGACCACCACCGCCGAGGCCGATGCCCGCAAGGAGATCCGCCGGGCCAGGCGGGCTAACCCAGGGGCCTTCATCGTGGTCACGGGGTGCTACGCCGAGCTTTCCCCAGAGGAGGTGCAGGAGCTGGGTGCCGACGCCGTGGTGCCCAACTCCCGCAAGGCGGAGCTTCCCAAGGTGATCCTGGAGCACTTTGGCCTTCCCGCAGACCCCATCACCACCCCTCCCAACGAGTTCTGGGGGGCGGGGGAGAGGGGGCTTCTCAATAGCCGGGTCCGGGCTTTTTTGAAGGTGCAGGATGGTTGCCAGGTGGGCTGCGCCTACTGCATCATCCCCCGGCTAAGGGGCAAAGAACGGCATCGGGATTACCGCGATGCTTTGGCGGAGGCGGAGGCCCTTCTAAGGATGGGTATAAAGGAGATCGTGCTCACCGGGGTGCGGCTTGGGAGCTACCGGGGCCACCCCAGGGGCCTTGCGGGGTTGGTGGAGGACCTCTACCATCTGGGGGCCAAGGTGCGGCTTTCCTCCATCGAGCCTGAGGACACGGGGGAGGACCTCCTTCGGGTCATCGCCCGGTATGCCCCTGAGGTGCGGCCTCACCTCCACCTTTCCCTGCAGACGGGTTCGGACCGCCTCCTAAGGCTCATGGGACGCCGCTACGACAAGGCCTATTACCGCAACCTGGTGCAGAGGGCCTACGAGCTCATCCCCGGCTTCGCCCTCACCACGGATGTCATCGCCGGGCTCCCCACGGAAACCGAGGAGGAGCACCAGGAAACCCTGGCCTTCCTGGAGGAGCTTAGGCCCACCCGGGTTCACGCCTTCACCTATACCCCCCGCCCCAAGACCCGGGCGGCCTCTATGCCCCAGGTGCCGCCGGAGGTGCGCAAGCGGCGCACCAAGGAGGTTATCGCCCTGGCTCAGCGTCTGGCGGAGGAGCGCATCAGGCCCAAGCTGGGAAGCCAGGTGGAGGTTTTGGTGGAGAGGATCCAGGGAGGCCTTGCCCTCGGCCACACCCCCGACTACTACGAGGCCCGTCTTTCCGGTTCCGCTCGGCCGGGGGATACGGTTTTGGCGCGGGTGGAGGGGGCCGAGGGATACACCCTTTTGGGCCGGGTGGAAAGGGTGCAGCAGGAGGCTCCGCTTCCCCTGGAACTCCCCATAAGGTAG